The following proteins are co-located in the Desulfatirhabdium butyrativorans DSM 18734 genome:
- a CDS encoding sensor histidine kinase — MKRKAGSYLAPEDRKRRKREIIIAIAAALAFAFLVYIEVRMAGFGSTFPLLHTVLMFTLTNVNLLLLLLLIFLVFRNLVKLLYDRKRRVMGAKLRTKLFVAFVTMTLVPTVVLFYFSISFLTSSIDVWFNLPVEQALENALHVGRHHYGVLENTHAFYLDRVAFQIKSRSLLNSASNKDLNHYLQTVLKAFNIDGIEVYDVRAKLLAQVLDPKLNPRTFKPLTRDVLIEPASPKQVHSVTEAMQGGELFRSIATVPFGVKPEDAEGFVVLCSVVAPQLVENIASINRGYEAYQQIKLLKKPIQSSYYLILSIVGSLVVFCAVWFSFYLAKSISIPIQELAVGAKRVAEGDLSVRIAPVGDDEIGHLVDVFNQMTHDLQISRGQQHQFARQLENQNVEIEQRRRYMEIVLNHISTGVISLDEHGFIATINASAETMLGIRSADLVGKNFRRLLKADHLKLAENVLRSVTSHESDAMDVTIRLAVRGKPRSFLIHVNVLRQGDGPELGYVVVFDDLTEQEKAQRAAAWREVARRIAHEVKNPLTPITLSAQRLQRRFSSRLNDPVFSECLKMIIDHVEIIRNLVNEFSTFSRFPAAELKPESIFPIVQDALKPYIEGVQNIRFEVETPKDLPILNLDRRQIRQVLINLVENAISSIHGEGCIRVILSYHKGKRMLSLEVSDNGSGISDEHKIRIFEPDFSTKATGMGLGLTIVHSIISDHHGTIRVEDNQPSGARFIIELPVPS, encoded by the coding sequence ATGAAAAGAAAAGCAGGTTCCTATTTGGCTCCGGAAGACCGGAAGCGCCGTAAACGCGAGATCATCATTGCCATTGCGGCTGCCCTGGCCTTCGCTTTTCTGGTTTATATCGAAGTCCGCATGGCAGGCTTCGGATCCACTTTCCCCCTGTTGCATACGGTGTTGATGTTCACGCTTACGAACGTCAACCTGTTGCTGCTGCTTCTGCTGATTTTTCTGGTTTTCCGAAATCTCGTCAAACTCCTCTACGATCGAAAAAGGCGCGTGATGGGCGCCAAGTTGCGTACCAAACTCTTTGTCGCGTTTGTCACGATGACGCTGGTACCGACGGTTGTGCTGTTCTATTTTTCCATTTCCTTTCTGACCTCCAGCATCGATGTATGGTTCAATCTGCCGGTTGAACAGGCTCTGGAAAACGCGCTCCATGTCGGACGCCACCATTACGGTGTTTTGGAAAATACCCATGCCTTTTATCTCGATCGTGTCGCTTTTCAGATCAAAAGCAGATCGCTTCTGAATTCCGCCAGCAACAAGGATTTGAACCATTACCTGCAGACCGTTTTGAAGGCATTCAACATCGATGGGATCGAGGTCTACGATGTCAGGGCGAAATTGCTCGCCCAGGTTCTGGATCCCAAACTGAATCCAAGAACGTTCAAACCCCTCACCCGCGATGTGCTCATCGAGCCTGCCTCGCCGAAACAAGTCCATTCCGTTACTGAAGCGATGCAAGGAGGAGAGCTGTTCCGCTCCATCGCTACCGTACCCTTTGGTGTCAAGCCCGAGGATGCGGAGGGTTTCGTTGTACTGTGCTCGGTTGTTGCCCCCCAGCTTGTCGAAAATATCGCATCGATCAATCGGGGGTACGAAGCCTACCAGCAGATCAAGCTGCTCAAAAAACCCATTCAGTCCTCTTATTATCTGATTCTTTCGATTGTGGGCTCTCTTGTCGTATTCTGTGCCGTCTGGTTCAGCTTTTATCTGGCCAAATCCATCAGCATTCCGATTCAGGAGCTTGCCGTTGGCGCCAAGCGGGTGGCGGAAGGAGACCTGAGCGTACGCATCGCACCTGTCGGAGATGATGAAATCGGCCATCTCGTCGATGTGTTTAACCAAATGACCCACGATCTGCAAATCAGTCGTGGTCAGCAGCATCAGTTTGCCAGACAGCTCGAAAATCAGAATGTCGAAATCGAGCAGCGTCGCCGATATATGGAAATCGTTTTAAACCATATTTCGACCGGAGTGATTTCTCTGGATGAGCATGGTTTCATTGCGACCATCAACGCTTCGGCCGAAACCATGCTCGGCATTCGGAGCGCCGATCTGGTCGGTAAGAATTTCAGAAGGTTGCTCAAGGCAGATCACCTGAAGCTGGCCGAAAACGTGTTGCGCTCGGTAACATCCCATGAAAGCGATGCCATGGATGTAACCATCCGGCTGGCTGTTCGCGGCAAACCCAGAAGCTTTTTGATCCATGTCAACGTGCTGCGACAGGGGGATGGTCCGGAACTCGGGTATGTGGTGGTGTTCGATGATTTGACGGAACAGGAAAAGGCACAGCGGGCCGCAGCCTGGCGGGAGGTGGCCAGACGCATCGCACACGAGGTGAAAAATCCCCTGACTCCGATCACCTTGAGTGCTCAGCGGCTGCAGCGGCGATTCAGCAGCCGGTTGAACGATCCTGTTTTTTCGGAATGTCTCAAGATGATCATCGATCATGTGGAGATCATTCGTAACCTGGTGAATGAATTTTCGACATTTTCCCGGTTTCCTGCCGCTGAATTGAAACCGGAGTCCATTTTCCCCATTGTGCAGGACGCTCTGAAACCGTATATTGAGGGTGTACAGAACATCCGGTTCGAGGTGGAAACACCAAAGGATTTGCCCATTCTCAATCTGGATCGCCGTCAGATCCGGCAGGTTCTGATCAATCTTGTTGAAAATGCCATTTCCTCCATTCATGGCGAAGGCTGTATCCGTGTCATCCTTTCCTATCACAAAGGAAAGCGGATGCTGAGCCTCGAGGTCTCGGACAACGGGAGCGGCATTTCCGATGAGCACAAGATCAGGATTTTCGAGCCGGACTTTTCAACCAAGGCGACGGGGATGGGGCTTGGATTGACAATCGTTCATTCCATCATCTCGGACCATCACGGGACCATTCGTGTGGAAGACAATCAACCATCCGGAGCCAGGTTCATTATCGAATTGCCTGTACCGAGTTAG
- a CDS encoding sigma-54-dependent transcriptional regulator — MFPTIMIVDDEPSILQSLGGLLSDEGYDVITASNGYEALKKIESAAPDLVLLDVWMPGLDGIETLQEIKKISPVIQVLIITGHGNIETAVKATKLGAFDLIEKPLSFDKVIMTIQRALNFQRLEEQNRYLRRKMLEKHAINGNSSAIVALKKQIAVAAPTDAWILITGENGTGKELIARTIHQLSRRAEEPYIDINCANLSEEGFDAEFFGHEKDAFPAATGRRKGKAELAGKGTLLLDQITDLSLKNQGKLLRVLQEKQYERVGGNRTLRLDARIIATSNRDIEKEIRAGAFREELYYRLNVIPVIAPPLRDRKEDIGVLADIFLAANATQGRGSRKRLSEDALACLCAYCWPGNVRELKSLMERLSIMTEAETIRPTDLPAPYNMSPSAVSAANDLACLFSMESFDDAVEAFKETFIRKKLAENRNDVSATAAQLHISRSVIQKLIKAPGLL; from the coding sequence ATGTTTCCGACGATCATGATCGTGGATGACGAACCTTCCATTTTACAATCACTCGGCGGGTTGCTCTCGGATGAAGGATACGATGTCATCACGGCTTCAAACGGTTACGAGGCCCTCAAGAAAATCGAAAGTGCAGCCCCCGATCTCGTCCTGCTCGATGTCTGGATGCCTGGACTCGATGGGATCGAGACGCTTCAGGAAATCAAGAAAATCAGCCCGGTCATTCAGGTGTTGATCATTACCGGCCATGGCAACATCGAGACTGCGGTCAAGGCTACCAAGCTGGGCGCTTTTGATCTCATTGAAAAGCCGCTGTCTTTCGACAAGGTCATCATGACCATCCAGAGAGCGCTAAATTTCCAGCGACTGGAAGAGCAAAATCGTTATCTACGCAGAAAGATGCTGGAAAAGCATGCGATCAACGGCAACAGTTCGGCCATTGTGGCCTTGAAAAAGCAGATCGCTGTGGCTGCGCCTACGGATGCCTGGATTCTGATCACCGGTGAAAACGGAACCGGCAAGGAGCTCATTGCCAGAACCATCCATCAGCTCAGTCGCAGGGCCGAAGAGCCCTACATCGATATCAATTGCGCGAATCTCTCCGAGGAAGGCTTCGATGCGGAATTTTTCGGTCATGAAAAGGATGCCTTCCCAGCCGCGACCGGCAGACGCAAGGGCAAGGCCGAGCTGGCCGGGAAAGGCACGCTTTTGTTGGATCAGATTACGGATTTGAGCCTTAAAAACCAGGGGAAACTGCTGCGGGTGCTCCAGGAAAAACAATATGAGCGGGTCGGGGGCAACCGCACCCTTCGTCTGGATGCCAGGATCATAGCCACAAGCAATCGGGATATTGAAAAAGAAATCCGGGCAGGAGCATTCCGGGAAGAGCTCTATTACAGGCTCAATGTCATTCCTGTGATCGCACCGCCTTTGCGGGACAGAAAAGAAGACATCGGTGTTCTCGCCGATATTTTTCTGGCGGCAAATGCCACGCAGGGCCGCGGGAGCAGAAAGCGGCTTTCCGAAGACGCCCTTGCCTGTCTCTGCGCTTACTGCTGGCCGGGCAATGTCCGGGAACTGAAAAGTCTCATGGAGCGTCTTTCCATCATGACAGAGGCGGAAACCATCCGGCCAACTGATTTACCCGCACCCTACAATATGAGTCCATCGGCCGTATCGGCAGCAAATGACCTGGCTTGCCTTTTTTCGATGGAATCGTTCGATGACGCTGTCGAGGCCTTCAAGGAAACCTTTATTCGGAAAAAGCTGGCTGAAAACCGCAATGACGTCTCCGCAACGGCGGCCCAGTTGCACATCAGCCGATCCGTCATTCAAAAGTTGATAAAGGCGCCAGGATTGTTATAG
- the lpxC gene encoding UDP-3-O-acyl-N-acetylglucosamine deacetylase — translation MYTIQRTLAKAVDFSGLGVHSGRTVHVRIRPAPVNHGVKFLRTDIADATPIPARFNLVVDTSLATVIGYDGIIVSTIEHLMASLSGLSIDNALIELDNYELPIMDGSAGPFTRVLQSAGTIEQGKPRLAFVMLKPIQIEENGKSVAVYPCTHYRLTCTIRYDHPLIAEQTCSVDLNEKVFSEEICNARTFGFLHEVEGMQKMGLARGGSLDNAIVIDKDGVLNPGGLRYPDEFVRHKLLDCIGDFSLMGLTILGHVVTRCSGHAFNQRFLQHLFAEKTSWEIQPIESAYTGPPSTEALPGIDVLERNVSWAS, via the coding sequence ATGTATACCATACAAAGAACTCTTGCCAAGGCTGTCGATTTTTCGGGACTGGGCGTTCACTCCGGCAGGACGGTCCATGTCCGTATTCGTCCGGCCCCGGTAAACCATGGCGTCAAATTTCTGCGAACGGATATTGCCGATGCAACGCCCATTCCTGCCCGGTTCAACCTGGTCGTGGATACGAGTTTGGCTACCGTGATCGGGTATGACGGCATCATCGTTTCGACTATCGAACATCTGATGGCGAGCCTTTCCGGATTGTCCATCGACAATGCGCTGATCGAACTGGACAATTATGAATTGCCGATCATGGACGGCAGTGCAGGTCCGTTCACCCGTGTGCTCCAATCAGCAGGAACAATCGAGCAGGGCAAACCTCGACTTGCCTTCGTAATGCTCAAACCGATCCAGATCGAGGAAAACGGGAAATCGGTCGCAGTGTATCCCTGCACGCATTACAGGCTTACTTGCACGATCCGGTATGATCACCCCTTGATTGCCGAACAAACCTGCTCGGTGGATCTGAACGAAAAGGTCTTTTCGGAGGAAATCTGCAATGCCAGAACATTTGGCTTTCTGCATGAGGTGGAAGGAATGCAGAAGATGGGCTTGGCGCGCGGAGGCAGTCTGGACAATGCCATTGTGATCGATAAAGACGGTGTACTCAATCCCGGAGGTCTGCGATATCCGGATGAGTTTGTTCGACATAAGCTATTGGATTGCATAGGAGATTTTTCGCTGATGGGCTTGACCATCCTGGGGCATGTCGTCACCAGGTGCTCAGGCCATGCGTTTAATCAACGCTTTTTGCAGCATTTGTTTGCGGAGAAAACCTCCTGGGAAATACAACCGATCGAATCGGCTTATACCGGCCCCCCTTCCACCGAGGCCTTGCCAGGCATTGATGTGCTGGAAAGGAATGTCTCTTGGGCGTCCTGA
- a CDS encoding sensor histidine kinase yields the protein MLQEQQSPDRLFLPQETRNSPVVRRLMLPAAETDRTQLAGRLKLLMFFRVVFTVLLLGSTIFVQHRSDLPKHASSLLILYGIVVSVFILSILYALVLPYIRRTEYFALFQLACDISLCSVLIYCTGSFSSAFSFLYLLVIVTAGVLLYQPGSLSMAILANLQYGFMLVLEWSRIIAPPGDAIYDLGPRDLHHVIYKIAILVAASVAVAYLSGFLAEQTKRSKETLQAMAEHIKRVEKLASLGEMAAGLAHEIKNPLASLVGAATMLKEGPENKAIQEKLMAIVTREANRLNKLLGDFLFFAKPPKVQQRQHLKLEVALNDILDLFEQDPAMNRKIQLTREIERDIELRIDPAHFHQVVWNLLLNAVEAVEDDGTITLVASKQKGGKAVLQISDSGTGIAKEDIARIFDPFYTTKSQGTGLGLSIVHRILEYYGGRIEVISKEGEGTTMKLIFPLT from the coding sequence ATGCTTCAAGAACAACAGTCACCCGATCGGTTATTCCTTCCCCAGGAAACACGGAACAGCCCTGTCGTGCGTCGATTGATGCTGCCAGCCGCTGAAACCGATCGTACGCAACTCGCCGGCCGCCTGAAATTGCTGATGTTTTTTCGCGTGGTCTTTACGGTTCTCCTGCTGGGTTCAACCATCTTCGTCCAGCATCGGAGCGATTTGCCGAAACACGCTTCCAGTCTGCTGATTTTGTACGGGATCGTCGTTTCGGTATTCATACTTTCCATTTTGTATGCGCTCGTGCTGCCTTATATTCGAAGGACGGAATATTTTGCACTCTTTCAGCTTGCCTGTGACATCAGTCTTTGCAGCGTGCTGATCTATTGTACCGGGAGCTTTTCCAGTGCCTTTTCATTTCTCTATCTGCTGGTCATCGTAACGGCCGGTGTACTGCTCTATCAACCCGGAAGCCTGAGCATGGCAATTCTGGCCAACCTCCAGTATGGATTCATGCTCGTTCTGGAATGGTCCAGAATCATCGCACCGCCGGGAGACGCCATTTACGATCTCGGTCCAAGGGATTTGCACCATGTCATTTACAAAATCGCCATTCTTGTTGCTGCCAGCGTTGCCGTTGCGTATCTGAGCGGTTTTCTGGCCGAGCAGACGAAGCGATCGAAGGAAACGCTTCAGGCTATGGCCGAACATATCAAACGGGTGGAGAAACTCGCCTCTCTTGGTGAAATGGCTGCGGGTCTTGCTCATGAAATCAAGAATCCACTCGCTTCTCTGGTGGGTGCGGCCACGATGCTGAAAGAAGGTCCCGAAAACAAGGCGATCCAAGAAAAATTGATGGCTATCGTTACCCGGGAAGCCAATCGGTTGAACAAACTGCTGGGGGATTTCCTGTTCTTTGCAAAACCGCCCAAGGTCCAGCAGCGGCAGCACCTGAAGCTTGAAGTGGCACTGAACGATATTCTGGACCTGTTCGAACAAGATCCGGCGATGAATCGGAAAATTCAATTGACCCGGGAAATTGAAAGAGACATTGAACTGCGAATCGATCCGGCGCATTTTCATCAGGTTGTATGGAACCTGCTGCTGAACGCAGTGGAGGCGGTAGAAGATGATGGCACCATTACACTTGTCGCTTCGAAACAGAAAGGAGGAAAGGCCGTGCTCCAGATTTCGGATTCCGGTACCGGAATCGCGAAGGAGGATATTGCCCGGATTTTCGATCCTTTTTATACGACAAAATCGCAAGGGACGGGACTCGGCCTCTCTATCGTACACCGCATTTTGGAATATTATGGCGGCAGGATCGAGGTGATCAGCAAAGAAGGCGAAGGGACAACTATGAAGCTGATCTTTCCACTGACATAG
- a CDS encoding type II secretion system F family protein codes for MPVYQWSGKNRKGEIKRGEIDLADERAVKNHLARQGIMPTKIKIKPKDILAGIAFLQPKVQEKDIILFTRQFSTMIDAGLPIVQCLDILQAQEENPTFKTILKDIKEQVESGTTLADAMKKHPKQFDSLFVNMIAAGEAGGILDTILARLAAYIEKAAKLKAKVKGAMTYPLVTLGIALIVLAIILVFVIPVFQKMFSEMGSTLPLPTQLVVSLSEVVKANILYMIAALVVFLFALKKYYNTEKGRVAIDHLLLMMPVIGVLIRKVAVAKFTRTMGTMLSSGVAILDALEIVAKTAGNKVIEAAVYKVRSAIAEGQTMADPLIETNVFPPMVCQMIAVGETTGALDVMLGKIADFYDEEVDQAVANLTSLIEPFMLVFLGVTIGGLVIAMYLPIFKIASAIA; via the coding sequence ATGCCGGTTTATCAATGGAGCGGGAAGAATCGCAAAGGGGAAATCAAACGGGGAGAAATCGATTTGGCCGATGAGCGCGCCGTGAAAAACCATCTGGCGCGGCAAGGGATCATGCCGACCAAGATCAAAATCAAGCCCAAGGACATTTTGGCCGGTATCGCTTTCCTGCAGCCCAAGGTGCAGGAAAAAGACATCATTCTATTTACCAGACAATTTTCTACAATGATCGATGCGGGCCTTCCCATTGTCCAATGCCTGGATATTCTACAAGCCCAGGAAGAGAACCCGACATTCAAGACCATTCTCAAGGATATCAAAGAACAAGTCGAAAGCGGCACCACACTGGCAGATGCCATGAAAAAGCATCCGAAGCAGTTCGACAGCCTTTTCGTGAACATGATCGCTGCAGGGGAGGCGGGCGGTATCCTCGATACGATTCTGGCAAGGCTTGCCGCCTATATCGAAAAGGCAGCCAAGCTCAAAGCCAAGGTAAAAGGTGCCATGACCTACCCATTGGTCACTCTGGGCATCGCACTCATCGTTTTGGCCATCATTCTGGTTTTCGTCATACCTGTTTTTCAGAAGATGTTTTCCGAAATGGGAAGCACCCTTCCTTTGCCGACACAGTTGGTCGTCAGTCTCAGCGAGGTTGTCAAGGCAAATATCCTGTACATGATTGCGGCACTTGTGGTTTTCCTGTTTGCCCTGAAAAAATATTACAACACCGAAAAGGGCAGGGTTGCGATCGATCATTTGCTGCTAATGATGCCTGTCATTGGGGTGTTGATCCGGAAAGTCGCTGTGGCCAAATTTACCCGCACTATGGGAACGATGCTTTCGAGCGGCGTGGCGATTCTCGATGCGCTCGAAATTGTCGCCAAGACTGCTGGAAACAAGGTCATCGAAGCGGCCGTTTACAAGGTGCGATCCGCAATCGCCGAAGGCCAGACCATGGCCGATCCGCTCATTGAGACCAACGTGTTTCCCCCGATGGTTTGTCAAATGATTGCCGTCGGAGAAACCACGGGCGCTCTCGATGTCATGCTCGGAAAAATCGCCGATTTCTACGATGAGGAAGTGGATCAGGCTGTGGCCAACCTGACCTCCCTGATCGAGCCTTTCATGCTGGTTTTCCTTGGGGTGACCATTGGCGGGCTGGTCATTGCCATGTATCTGCCCATCTTCAAGATCGCCAGCGCCATTGCATGA
- a CDS encoding DUF4390 domain-containing protein → MGVLKGSSFSSSFSGESSSRRPAMVRFSVCLLILSLALFLLVSDPAIAKEVSISNLIVTNTRDDLLLYLTVEDSFPESITAAINHGIPTTFSFFVLLYQTRSAWFDKKLVDLEITHTIRYNNLKKEYVVERSWDTEKIRIVKTFDEARELMTDIEGMKIIPLSQLGKGRQYRLLAKVRLKKATLPLALHHVLLFMSFWDVETDWYSVDFIF, encoded by the coding sequence TTGGGCGTCCTGAAAGGATCATCCTTCTCGTCCTCCTTCTCGGGGGAATCCTCCTCAAGACGTCCTGCGATGGTTCGTTTTTCGGTTTGCCTGCTTATCCTGAGCCTGGCGTTGTTCCTCCTGGTTTCCGATCCTGCAATCGCCAAAGAAGTCAGTATCAGCAATTTGATCGTTACAAACACCAGGGATGATTTATTGCTCTATCTGACTGTTGAGGACAGTTTCCCCGAATCGATTACTGCCGCCATCAATCACGGTATTCCCACGACATTTTCTTTTTTCGTTCTTCTGTATCAAACGAGGAGCGCCTGGTTCGACAAGAAACTGGTGGATCTCGAAATTACGCATACAATTCGATACAACAATCTCAAAAAGGAATATGTTGTCGAAAGGTCATGGGATACCGAAAAAATCCGTATTGTCAAAACCTTCGATGAAGCCAGAGAACTGATGACCGATATTGAAGGCATGAAGATCATTCCGCTTTCTCAACTCGGAAAAGGAAGGCAATATCGGCTTCTGGCCAAGGTTAGATTGAAAAAGGCGACTCTTCCGCTTGCACTGCATCACGTGCTGTTGTTCATGTCTTTCTGGGATGTTGAAACCGACTGGTACAGTGTCGATTTTATTTTCTGA
- the clpA gene encoding ATP-dependent Clp protease ATP-binding subunit ClpA produces MISKQLNQALGFALREARHRRHEYVSVEHLLFAILHDSYGVEIIEACGGNVNRLVESLEMFFQEHIRSVSPQDAYTIRQTVGFQRVIQRAVDHVKSAEKSEVDVSDILASIFLEKDSYAAYFLTEAGITRLAVLSYISHEAPRPPFANPPAEGDGSKTKTTDPLALFTVNLVEKAASGRIDPLIHREAEIERTIQVLCRRRKNNPIYVGDPGVGKTAMAEGLALKIFEGKVPEPIRDVSIYALDMGGLLAGTKFRGEFEQRLKGVIDALKKRKNPILFIDEIHTVVGAGATSGGSLDASNILKPALASGEFRCIGSTTYEEYKNHFQKDRALARRFEKIEIHEPSVPETVLILKGLKPQYESHHGIQYTDAALKSAAELSAKHINDRYLPDKAIDVIDEAGAYVRLCGQPSRKRIHPSDIEKIVAKMARIPAMRVSSSDKQRLETLDSGLKQVVFGQDSAIEAIVTAIKRSRAGLSAPNRPVGSFLFTGPTGVGKTEVARQVAQLLGIHFSRYDMSEYMEKHAVARLIGAPPGYIGFDQGGLLTDDIRKHPHSVLLFDEIEKAHPDLFNILLQVLDYATLTDNNGKKADFRNVIIIMTSNAGSREMAAASIGFGIPTASAEDKSKKAVENAFSPEFRNRLDAIVHFSSLTRQIMEQIVDKFIAELNGQLAAKRVELILSPEARTWLATQGHDAQYGARPLSRIIQTRIKDALSDAILFGELQNGGRVTLKIQDDEPLFEFESC; encoded by the coding sequence ATGATCAGCAAGCAACTCAACCAGGCCCTCGGTTTTGCCCTCAGAGAGGCCCGGCACCGTCGTCATGAATATGTGTCCGTCGAACATCTTCTGTTTGCCATCCTCCATGACAGCTATGGGGTGGAAATCATCGAAGCTTGCGGCGGCAATGTCAACCGTCTTGTCGAATCGCTCGAGATGTTCTTTCAGGAGCATATTCGCAGCGTTTCCCCGCAGGATGCCTATACCATCCGCCAGACAGTGGGTTTTCAGCGGGTGATCCAGCGGGCGGTGGACCACGTGAAGTCCGCAGAAAAGAGTGAGGTCGATGTCAGCGACATTCTGGCATCGATTTTCCTGGAAAAGGATTCCTATGCAGCCTATTTTCTGACGGAAGCCGGGATCACACGACTTGCGGTCCTGAGCTACATCTCTCATGAGGCGCCCAGGCCTCCTTTTGCGAATCCGCCTGCGGAAGGCGATGGATCCAAAACAAAAACGACGGACCCGCTGGCGCTTTTTACGGTCAATCTTGTCGAAAAGGCCGCAAGCGGCAGGATCGATCCACTCATTCACCGGGAGGCTGAAATCGAGCGGACAATCCAGGTCCTTTGCAGGCGGCGAAAAAACAATCCCATTTATGTCGGCGATCCGGGAGTCGGGAAAACGGCCATGGCCGAAGGGTTGGCCCTCAAAATATTTGAAGGGAAAGTGCCCGAGCCCATCCGGGATGTCAGCATCTATGCCCTCGATATGGGAGGACTTCTGGCGGGGACCAAATTCAGGGGTGAATTCGAGCAGCGCCTCAAGGGCGTGATCGATGCCCTGAAAAAGCGCAAAAACCCCATCCTCTTCATCGATGAGATTCATACCGTGGTCGGGGCGGGCGCTACGAGCGGCGGCTCGCTCGATGCCTCCAACATCCTGAAGCCGGCTCTTGCAAGCGGCGAGTTCCGGTGTATCGGATCGACAACCTACGAGGAATACAAGAACCATTTCCAGAAAGACCGGGCCCTGGCCAGGCGTTTCGAGAAAATCGAAATCCACGAGCCTTCGGTACCTGAAACGGTGCTGATCCTCAAGGGGCTCAAGCCCCAGTACGAGAGCCATCACGGCATCCAGTACACCGATGCGGCCCTCAAATCTGCAGCGGAGCTTTCCGCAAAGCACATCAACGACCGTTATTTGCCGGACAAGGCCATCGATGTCATTGATGAGGCGGGCGCCTACGTCCGGCTGTGCGGCCAGCCGTCCAGAAAGCGGATACATCCCTCGGACATCGAAAAAATCGTCGCCAAGATGGCCCGAATTCCGGCCATGCGGGTCTCTTCCTCCGACAAACAGCGTCTGGAAACCCTCGACAGCGGTCTGAAACAAGTGGTCTTCGGTCAGGATTCGGCCATCGAGGCCATCGTCACGGCCATCAAGCGATCGAGGGCCGGTCTGAGCGCGCCCAACCGGCCTGTAGGTTCTTTTCTCTTCACCGGGCCGACAGGTGTGGGCAAGACCGAGGTGGCCCGCCAGGTGGCTCAACTGCTCGGGATTCATTTCAGCCGCTACGACATGAGCGAATACATGGAAAAGCATGCCGTCGCCCGTCTGATTGGAGCTCCGCCGGGCTATATCGGATTCGATCAGGGAGGCTTGCTCACCGATGATATCCGCAAACATCCCCACAGCGTGCTGCTCTTCGACGAAATCGAAAAGGCCCATCCGGACCTGTTCAATATTTTGCTGCAGGTCCTCGATTATGCCACACTGACGGACAATAACGGGAAAAAAGCCGATTTTCGAAATGTCATTATTATCATGACGTCGAATGCCGGCTCCCGGGAAATGGCGGCAGCCTCCATCGGGTTCGGCATTCCGACGGCCAGTGCCGAGGACAAGAGCAAGAAGGCCGTTGAAAACGCCTTCAGCCCGGAATTCCGAAATCGGCTCGATGCGATCGTCCATTTTTCATCGCTGACAAGGCAGATCATGGAACAGATCGTGGATAAATTCATCGCCGAGCTGAATGGACAGCTTGCGGCAAAGCGGGTTGAGCTGATCCTGTCCCCCGAGGCCAGAACTTGGCTGGCGACCCAGGGCCATGATGCGCAGTATGGCGCAAGGCCGCTTTCCAGAATCATCCAAACCCGCATCAAGGATGCGCTCTCTGATGCCATTCTGTTCGGAGAACTGCAGAACGGCGGCCGCGTCACCCTGAAGATCCAGGATGACGAACCGCTGTTCGAATTTGAGAGCTGCTGA